One stretch of Nicotiana tabacum cultivar K326 chromosome 18, ASM71507v2, whole genome shotgun sequence DNA includes these proteins:
- the LOC107766774 gene encoding scopoletin 8-hydroxylase-like: MAPSFDDGNFLFDFVVQKGNGVKGLVDNGIKIVPERYIQPPNERIDKKIINSRIQQKYQELVAIDLSKLNGPENDQVVRDISIAAETLGFFQVINHGINLELLELLKNAAHKFFSQPPEKKALYLKGVSPSPLVKYGTSFVPEMEMALEWKDYVSMMYTNDNEALSQWPNECKEVALEYLKSSTKMVRKLLEILFGNLGATLDDTKFESLTGLKMVNMNFYPTCPSPELTVGVGRHSDMGTLTVLLQDGIGGLYVKLEEAVEEGKDEWIEIPPIPGALVINVGDTMQILSNGRYKSAEHRVRTTSSESRVSVPLFTTPKPSEKIGPLPQLVEIDGVAHYKEVLFGDYMQNFFGKAHEGKKSLDFAKNNSA; this comes from the exons atGGCCCCAAGTTTTGATGATGGGAATTTcttatttgattttgtggtccaAAAGGGTAATGGAGTAAAGGGACTTGTAGACAATGGCATTAAAATTGTACCAGAAAGATACATTCAACCACCAAATGAAAGAATTGATAAGAAAATTATCAATTCAAGAatccaacaaaaatatcaagaattgGTTGCCattgatttatcaaaattaaatggACCTGAAAATGATCAAGTGGTTAGAGATATCTCAATTGCTGCTGAAACACTTGGTTTTTTTCAAGTGATAAATCATGGTATTAATTTGGAATTATTGGAATTACTTAAAAATGCAGCACATAAGTTTTTTTCTCAACCACCTGAAAAAAAGGCTCTTTATCTTAAAGGAGTTAGTCCAAGTCCtttagtaaaatatgggactagTTTTGTACCTGAAATGGAAATGGCTTTGGAATGGAAAGATTATGTTAGTATGATGTATACTAATGATAATGAAGCACTTTCTCAATGGCCAAATGAATGCAA GGAAGTGGCTCTTGAATACTTGAAGTCATCAACAAAAATGGTGAGGAAACTATTGGAGATACTATTTGGAAACCTTGGAGCAACATTAGATGACACAAAATTTGAATCATTAACAGGACTTAAAATGGTTAACATGAATTTTTACCCAACTTGTCCTAGTCCAGAGCTAACAGTTGGAGTTGGACGCCATTCAGATATGGGAACTCTAACTGTTTTACTACAAGATGGAATTGGTGGTTTATATGTTAAACTTGAAGAAGCTGTAGAAGAAGGAAAAGATGAGTGGATAGAAATTCCTCCTATTCCTGGTGCTTTGGTTATCAATGTTGGAGATACCATGCAA ATCTTAAGCAATGGTAGATACAAAAGTGCTGAACATAGAGTTCGTACAACAAGTTCAGAATCAAGAGTTTCAGTTCCATTATTTACTACACCAAAGCCAAGTGAAAAGATAGGTccattgcctcagcttgtggaaatTGATGGTGTCGCTCATTACAAAGAAGTCTTGTTTGGTGATTACATGCAAAACTTTTTTGGAAAAGCTcatgaaggaaagaaatctctTGATTTTGCTAAGAATAATTCTGCTTAA
- the LOC107766772 gene encoding uncharacterized protein LOC107766772 isoform X2 has protein sequence MLFFFCFSFKARVSVVCRCCCSDDDEEEDSDELFRVRVIVAVVVPVVASNGDCLAEERIMEKYLAPSDLSSINPKTCKRSQWKRSLVELNGKFDRKYQHDVSGLLMQSYSEVNWFLGGAGSDYSQNPSGGQGISALEFDKKGVYLASVTKSGCLTVHDYESLHCDGSKEDETKQLLHISTGQQLDVVRWNVSNQDEVASTSMKSSEVCIFDIGYVSSEPVEVLRKRPTISVHGYNVHKGFSDIAFCSNDDSRLLASDVSGVINIWDRRASDLPCLELATNSSSPLNSIKLNADNQVIFGASKQGIIYMWDIRGGRSSTAFQNNKVVSYSPITAVKIASELEKIVSLKAQSNIVSKEIHSIDINPSCQYQLAFHLDDGWSGVLDVHSLKVTHIHCPPPPWLDDFNDLTNLHCLRKPSWLPAYSTYVVGSLSSNGLYLLDFYPDRSSPCHVDFNEEMQEIYGVKSQHKQNQFIPTSEGVTACIAHPLTGTIMVGTKHSSLLVISQTGGKSFQGAYDSPSFEGNLRSTS, from the exons ATGCTTTTCTTCTTCTGTTTCAGTTTCAAAGCTAGGGTTTCAGTTGTATGTCGCTGCTGCTGTTCGGACGACGATGAGGAGGAGGATTCCGATGAGTTGTTTAGGGTTagggttattgttgctgttgttgttccGGTGGTCGCCAGTAATGGTGATTGTCTTGcggaagaaagg ATTATGGAGAAATACTTGGCTCCTTCAGATCTCTCTTCCATAAACCCTAAAACCTGTAAAAG GTCACAATGGAAGAGAAGTCTAGTAGAattaaatggaaaatttgatCGAAAGTACCAGCATGATGTTTCTGGATTACTTATGCAATCTTATTCAGAG GTGAACTGGTTTCTTGGTGGTGCTGGTTCTGACTATAGTCAAAATCCATCAGGCGG ACAGGGTATCTCAgctttggaatttgataaaaag gGCGTATATCTAGCATCAGTGACTAAATCAGGTTGCTTAACTGTGCATGACTACGAGAGTCTCCATTGTGATG GTTCAAAAGAGGATGAAACAAAGCAGTTGCTGCACATTTCTACTGGTCAACAACTTGATGTTGTTCGATGGAATGTTTCCAATCAAGATGAG GTTGCAAGCACATCTATGAAAAGTTCTGAAGTATGTATATTTGACATTGGCTATGTATCCTCAGAACCTGTTGAA GTGTTAAGGAAAAGGCCGACTATCTCTGTTCATGGATATAATGTTCATAAAGGTTTCTCTGATATAGCATTTTGTTCCAATGATGATTCAAG GTTACTTGCTTCTGATGTTTCTGGTGTAATAAATATATGGGATAGAAGAGCTAGTGATCTTCCATGTCTTGAGCTAGCAACCAATTCCAGTAGTCCTCTTAACAGTATCAAGTTGAATGCTGACAATCAG GTTATTTTTGGAGCTAGCAAGCAGGGGATCATCTACATGTGGGATATTCGTGGTGGAAGATCGTCTACAGCTTTCCAAAATAACAAAGTG GTAAGTTATTCTCCTATTACAGCCGTGAAAATAGCATCTGAGCTAGAGAAAATTGTTTCGTTGAAG GCTCAGTCAAATATTGTTTCCAAGGAAATACACTCCATTGATATAAATCCATCTTGCCAATATCAACTGGCATTTCATCTTGACGATGGTTG GTCAGGTGTTTTGGATGTCCATAGTTTGAAAGTCACACATATTCATTGCCCCCCTCCACCTTGGTT GGATGACTTCAATGATTTGACTAACTTACATTGCTTACGGAAACCTTCATGGCTACCAGCATATTCG ACTTATGTGGTTGGATCATTATCAAGTAACGGGCTCTATCTGTTGGATTTCTATCCAGATCGTAGCTCCCCTTGCCATGTGGatttcaa TGAGGAGATGCAAGAGATTTACGGAGTAAAGAGCCAGCATAAGCAAAATCAGTTCATTCCAACATCTGAAGGTGTTACTGCATGTATTGCTCATCCCTTGACTGGAACCATTATGGTCGGGACCAAG CATTCGTCGCTTTTGGTGATTTCACAAACAGGAGGCAAGTCATTTCAAGGAGCATATGATTCTCCTAGCTTTGAAGGCAATCTCCGAAGCACCAGCTAA
- the LOC107766772 gene encoding uncharacterized protein LOC107766772 isoform X1, whose translation MLFFFCFSFKARVSVVCRCCCSDDDEEEDSDELFRVRVIVAVVVPVVASNGDCLAEERIMEKYLAPSDLSSINPKTCKRSQWKRSLVELNGKFDRKYQHDVSGLLMQSYSEVMTLPHTYHINGAPCQTHVNWFLGGAGSDYSQNPSGGQGISALEFDKKGVYLASVTKSGCLTVHDYESLHCDGSKEDETKQLLHISTGQQLDVVRWNVSNQDEVASTSMKSSEVCIFDIGYVSSEPVEVLRKRPTISVHGYNVHKGFSDIAFCSNDDSRLLASDVSGVINIWDRRASDLPCLELATNSSSPLNSIKLNADNQVIFGASKQGIIYMWDIRGGRSSTAFQNNKVVSYSPITAVKIASELEKIVSLKAQSNIVSKEIHSIDINPSCQYQLAFHLDDGWSGVLDVHSLKVTHIHCPPPPWLDDFNDLTNLHCLRKPSWLPAYSTYVVGSLSSNGLYLLDFYPDRSSPCHVDFNEEMQEIYGVKSQHKQNQFIPTSEGVTACIAHPLTGTIMVGTKHSSLLVISQTGGKSFQGAYDSPSFEGNLRSTS comes from the exons ATGCTTTTCTTCTTCTGTTTCAGTTTCAAAGCTAGGGTTTCAGTTGTATGTCGCTGCTGCTGTTCGGACGACGATGAGGAGGAGGATTCCGATGAGTTGTTTAGGGTTagggttattgttgctgttgttgttccGGTGGTCGCCAGTAATGGTGATTGTCTTGcggaagaaagg ATTATGGAGAAATACTTGGCTCCTTCAGATCTCTCTTCCATAAACCCTAAAACCTGTAAAAG GTCACAATGGAAGAGAAGTCTAGTAGAattaaatggaaaatttgatCGAAAGTACCAGCATGATGTTTCTGGATTACTTATGCAATCTTATTCAGAG GTTATGACATTACCTCATACTTATCACATCAATGGAGCACCTTGTCAAACACAT GTGAACTGGTTTCTTGGTGGTGCTGGTTCTGACTATAGTCAAAATCCATCAGGCGG ACAGGGTATCTCAgctttggaatttgataaaaag gGCGTATATCTAGCATCAGTGACTAAATCAGGTTGCTTAACTGTGCATGACTACGAGAGTCTCCATTGTGATG GTTCAAAAGAGGATGAAACAAAGCAGTTGCTGCACATTTCTACTGGTCAACAACTTGATGTTGTTCGATGGAATGTTTCCAATCAAGATGAG GTTGCAAGCACATCTATGAAAAGTTCTGAAGTATGTATATTTGACATTGGCTATGTATCCTCAGAACCTGTTGAA GTGTTAAGGAAAAGGCCGACTATCTCTGTTCATGGATATAATGTTCATAAAGGTTTCTCTGATATAGCATTTTGTTCCAATGATGATTCAAG GTTACTTGCTTCTGATGTTTCTGGTGTAATAAATATATGGGATAGAAGAGCTAGTGATCTTCCATGTCTTGAGCTAGCAACCAATTCCAGTAGTCCTCTTAACAGTATCAAGTTGAATGCTGACAATCAG GTTATTTTTGGAGCTAGCAAGCAGGGGATCATCTACATGTGGGATATTCGTGGTGGAAGATCGTCTACAGCTTTCCAAAATAACAAAGTG GTAAGTTATTCTCCTATTACAGCCGTGAAAATAGCATCTGAGCTAGAGAAAATTGTTTCGTTGAAG GCTCAGTCAAATATTGTTTCCAAGGAAATACACTCCATTGATATAAATCCATCTTGCCAATATCAACTGGCATTTCATCTTGACGATGGTTG GTCAGGTGTTTTGGATGTCCATAGTTTGAAAGTCACACATATTCATTGCCCCCCTCCACCTTGGTT GGATGACTTCAATGATTTGACTAACTTACATTGCTTACGGAAACCTTCATGGCTACCAGCATATTCG ACTTATGTGGTTGGATCATTATCAAGTAACGGGCTCTATCTGTTGGATTTCTATCCAGATCGTAGCTCCCCTTGCCATGTGGatttcaa TGAGGAGATGCAAGAGATTTACGGAGTAAAGAGCCAGCATAAGCAAAATCAGTTCATTCCAACATCTGAAGGTGTTACTGCATGTATTGCTCATCCCTTGACTGGAACCATTATGGTCGGGACCAAG CATTCGTCGCTTTTGGTGATTTCACAAACAGGAGGCAAGTCATTTCAAGGAGCATATGATTCTCCTAGCTTTGAAGGCAATCTCCGAAGCACCAGCTAA